One region of Macadamia integrifolia cultivar HAES 741 chromosome 11, SCU_Mint_v3, whole genome shotgun sequence genomic DNA includes:
- the LOC122094379 gene encoding protein MOR1 isoform X6: MSEDEKLLKEAKKLPWEDRLLHKNWKVRNDANIDLAGLCDSFTDPKDPRLREFGHFFKKTVADSNAPVQEKALDALIAFLRAADADAGRFAKEICDAIIAKCLTGRPKTVEKAQMVFMLWVELEATEVFLDTMEKAIKNKVPKAVVPAIDVMFQALSEFGAKVVPPKRILKMLPELFDHQDQNVRASSKGLTLELCRWIGKDPVKSILFEKMRDTMKKELDAELVNVTGAAKPTRKIRSEQDKELEPEVASEVVGPGPSEESAADVPQEIDEYELVDPVDILTPLEKSGFWDGVKATKWIERKEAVAELTKLASTKRIAPGDFTEVCRTLKKLIIDVNIAVAVEAIQAVGNLARGLRTHFSGSSRFLLPVLLEKLKEKKPTLADALTQTLQAMHKAGCLTLVDVVEDVRTAVKNKVPLVRSLTLNWVTFCIETSNKAVVLKLHKDYVPLCMECLNDGTPEVRDASFSALAAIAKLVGMRPLEKSLEKLDEVRKKKLADMIGSSGGGGGGLPSTGSAAAASISSGSISSSMAIESSFARKSAASMLSGKKPVHAAPVIKKGGTVKTIVGKKGDAVGQSKAVGSIEPENVEPAEMSLEEIETRLGCLLHADTVSQLKSSVWKERLEAIVSLKQQVEGLKEIDQSAEFLIRLLCVVPGWGEKNVQVQQQVIEIITHIASSVTKFPKRCVVLCLLGISERVADIKTRAHAMKCLTTFSEAVGPGFIFERLYKIMKEHKNPKVLSEGILWMVSAVEDFGVSHLKLKDLIDFCKDTGLQSSAAATRNATIKLIGSLHKFVGPDIKGFLVDVKPALLSTLDAEYEKNPFEGASAAPRKTVKASDSALSMSAVGLDGLPREDISGKITPTLLKNLSSSDWKVRLESIESVNKILEEANKRIQPTGMGELFAALRGRLCDSNKNLIMATLATLGGVASAMGPAVEKASKGILSDVLKCLGDNKKHMRECTLNTLDSWVAAVHLDKMVPYVTAALTEAKLGAEGRKDLFDWLTKQLSGSSDSSDAFNLLKPAASAMTDKSSDVRKAAEACLGEILRVCGPEAVSKNIKDLHGPALALVLERLKPSGALQDSYDSVRGIPTTLTSKTSSKVGKSSSNGCVDRVSKHGSRAISSRAIPAKVSRLDSIASVHDLSIQSQALLNIKDSNKEDRERMVVRRFKFEEPRLEQIQDLESDIMKYFREDLHRRLLSTDFKKQVDGLEMLQKALPSIGKEIIELLDIFLRWFVLRFCESNTTCLLKVLEFLPELFDMLKDEGCTLTEAEAAIFLPCFIEKSGHNIEKVREKMRELAKQIVQLYSASKTFAYVLEGLRSKNNRTRIECVDLIGFLIDHHGPEIGGQLKSLQLVASLTSERDGEIRKAALNTLATAYKNLGEDVWRYVGKLSDAQRSMLDDRFKWKAREMEKRKEGKPGEARAALRRSVRDNGLDVAEQSGEVLARSISAPIFSRENIVHSEPYVERHQFSRSMASANGPSDWNEALHIISVGSPEESVEGMKVVCHELAQATSEPESSALDDLIKDADRLVACLATKVAKTFDFSLGGASSRSCKYVLNTLMQTFQNKRLAHAVNESTLDTLITELLLWLLDERVPLMDDGSQLLKALNVLMLKILDNAERTSSFVVLIKLLRPLDPSRWPSPASNETFAARNQKFSDLVVKCLIKLTKVLQSTIFDVDLDRILQSIHLYLQELGMEEIRRRAGADDKPLRMVKTVLHELVKLRGTAIKGHLSMVPIDMEPQPIILAYIDLNLQTLAAARMLTPTGPVGQTHWGDSTAHNPSPATHSADAQLKQELAAIFKKIGDKQTSAIGLHELYRITQLYPQVDIFAQLQNASDAFRTYIRDGLAQVERNAAAGRTPSSLPMSTPPPVSLSLSSPKLAPLSPVHTHSLNDAKSVNVKIESTDQSLPSALAEVDRAGNVISLRAPTFPHPELRQHVGDERNDRYPSGVTSGTLDAIRERMKSIQLTAAAGNQESTNKTSMYMNGNETHELQNQIPHGSAPVDAEDSTQTAVLPMDERALSGLQARMERLKSGTLEPL; the protein is encoded by the exons ATGTCAGAAGACGAGAAATTGTTAAAGGAAGCGAAGAAGCTACCATGGGAAGATCGTTTGTTACATAAAAATTGGAAGGTTAGGAATGATGCGAATATCGACCTTGCTGGTCTCTGCGATTCATTTACTGATCCTAAGGATCCACGTCTCAGGGAATTTG GTCATTTTTTTAAGAAGACGGTTGCTGATTCCAATGCTCCTGTACAAGAGAAGGCTCTTGATGCCCTAATTGCATTCTTACGAGCTGCAGATGCCGATGCTGGAAG ATTTGCCAAAGAAATATGTGACGCAATTATTGCCAAATGCCTCACTGGTCGGCCCAAGACAGTGGAGAAGGCTCAGATGGTTTTCATGCTTTGGGTGGAGTTGGAGGCCACAGAAGTGTTCCTG GATACTATGGAGaaagcaattaaaaataaagttccTAAAGCAGTTGTGCCAGCTATTGATGTCATGTTTCAAGCCCTTAG TGAATTTGGTGCAAAAGTTGTTCCACCCAAAAGAATTTTGAAGATGCTTCCTGAACTTTTTGACCACCAAGACCAAAATGTTCGTGCATCTTCTAAAGGGTTGACACTTGAGCTTTGCCGCTGGATTGGAAAAGACCCTGTGAAATCGATCCTGTTTGAGAAGATGCGGGATACTATG AAAAAAGAGCTGGATGCGGAGCTTGTCAATGTCACTGGTGCAGCTAAGCCAACCCGCAAAATTAG ATCTGAACAAGACAAGGAACTAGAGCCGGAGGTTGCATCTGAAGTTGTGGGCCCTGGCCCATCTGAAGAATCTGCAGCTGATG TTCCTCAGGAAATAGATGAATATGAACTCGTTGATCCAGTTGATATTTTGACCCCATTGGAGAAGTCAGGCTTTTGGGATGGAGTG AAAGCTACCAAATGGATTGAGAGGAAGGAGGCTGTTGCAGAGCTTACAAAACTTGCGTCAACGAAAAGAATAGCTCCTGGTGATTTCACTGAAGTCTGTCGGACGCTTAAGAAG cTTATCATAGATGTGAACATAGCTGTTGCAGTTGAGGCAATCCAAGCTGTTGGGAATCTGGCTAGGGGTTTGAGGACTCATTTTTCTGGGAGTTCACGCTTCCTTTTGCCAGTTTTACTC GaaaaattgaaagagaagaaaccGACCCTTGCAGATGCACTTACTCAAACGCTACAGGCAATGCACAAGGCTGGCTGCCTAACCCTTGTTGATGTCGTAGAAG ATGTTAGAACTGCAGTGAAAAATAAAGTTCCACTTGTCCGCTCCTTAACCTTGAACTGGGTGACTTTCTGTATTGAGACAAGCAATAAAGCTGTTGTTCTTAAGTTGCATAAAGATTACGTCCCCTTATGTATGGAG TGCCTGAACGATGGAACCCCAGAAGTGAGGGATGCCTCATTTTCTGCTTTGGCTGCGATTGCTAAG TTGGTTGGTATGAGACCCTTGGAAAAATCTCTGGAGAAACTTGATGAggtgagaaagaaaaaactagCTGACATGATTGGAAGTtcaggtggtggtggtggtggactTCCAAGTACGGGCTCAG CAGCTGCTGCTTCGATTTCGAGTGGGAGCATCTCATCATCTATG GCCATCGAGAGTTCATTTGCTAGAAAATCTGCGGCAAGCATGCTTAGTGGGAAGAAACCTGTCCATGCAGCT CCGGTCATTAAAAAGGGTGGGACAGTTAAAACAATAGTTGGCAAGAAGGGTGATGCTGTTGGACAGTCAAAGGCTGTGGGGTCAATTGAACCTGAAAATGTTGAG CCAGCAGAAATGAGTCTTGAAGAAATCGAAACCAGATTAGGTTGCCTTCTCCATGCAGATACGGTATCTCAACTGAAGAGTAGTGTGTGGAAGGAGAGGCTTGAAG CAATTGTCTCTCTGAAGCAGCAGGTAGAAGGTCTTAAAGAGATTGACCAGTCAGCAGAGTTTTTGATTCGTTTATTATGTGTCGTTCCTGGGTGGGGTGAGAAAAATGTTCAG GTCCAACAACAGGTTATTGAAATTATTACTCACATTGCTTCATCAGTGACTAAATTTCCGAAACGATGTGTTGTATTGTGCCTTCTAG GTATAAGTGAACGGGTGGCTGATATTAAGACCCGTGCTCATGCGATGAAGTGTTTGACTACTTTCTCTGAAGCAGTGGGTCCAGGATTCATTTTTGAAAGA CTTTACAAAATCATGAAAGAGCACAAGAATCCCAAGGTTCTTAGTGAGGGCATTTTGTGGATGGTTTCTGCGGTTGAGGACTTTGGCGTTTCACATTTAAAGCTTAAG GATTTAATTGATTTCTGCAAGGATACAGGTCTTCAGTCGAGTGCCGCTGCCACTAGAAACGCAACCATAAAGCTTATTGGTTCACTGCATAAGTTTGTTGGTCCAG ATATTAAAGGGTTTCTTGTGGATGTCAAGCCCGCACTTCTTAGTACACTTGATGCTGAGTATGAGAAAAATCCATTTGAG GGGGCATCAGCAGCTCCAAGAAAAACTGTTAAGGCGTCGGACTCTGCTTTGTCTATGTCTGCTGTTGGATTGGATGGCCTGCCTCGTGAGGATATTAGTGGGAAAATCACGCCTACTCTACTGAAGAACTTGAGTAGTTCTGATTGGAAG GTCCGTTTGGAATCTATTGAATCAgtcaataaaattttagaagaagCCAACAAACGCATTCAACCGACTGGAATGG GGGAGTTATTTGCTGCTCTTAGAGGCCGTCTATGTGACAGTAACAAAAATTTAATAATGGCAACCTTAGCCACCCTTGGTGGTGTTGCGTCTGCTATGGGTCCAGCTGTTGAGAAGGCAAGCAAG GGAATTCTCTCTGATGTTTTGAAATGCCTCGGTGACAATAAAAAGCATATGAGAGAGTGCACTCTGAATACCTTGGATTCCTGGGTTGCTGCTGTTCATCTTGATAAGATG GTTCCATACGTTACGGCTGCATTGACTGAGGCCAAGCTTGGTGCGGAAGGGCGAAAGGATCTTTTTGATTGGTTAACCAAACAACTTTCTGGATCAAGTGATTCATCTGATGCCTTTAACTTGCTGAAGCCAGCTGCCTCTGCTATGACG GACAAATCGTCAGATGTTCGGAAAGCAGCAGAAGCATGCCTTGGCGAAATTCTGAGAGTTTGTGGACCGGAAGCT GTGTCCAAGAATATAAAGGATTTACATGGACCTGCTTTGGCTCTGGTTCTTGAACGTTTAAAACCATCTGGGGCTCTCCAAG ATTCCTATGATTCAGTGAGAGGAATTCCAACTACGCTAACATCTAAAACTAGCTCAAAGGTTGGAAAATCTAGTTCAAATGGTTGTGTTGATCGTGTGTCAAAGCATGGCAGCAGAGCTATTTCTTCG AGAGCTATTCCTGCAAAAGTTTCAAGGTTAGATTCCATTGCGTCTGTCCATGATCTTTCTATCCAGTCTCAGGCTTTGTTAAATATCAAAGACTCAAACAAG GAAGATAGGGAGAGAATGGTTGTACGCCGATTCAAATTTGAAGAGCCACGATTGGAGCAGATTCAAGATCTTGAG AGTGATATTATGAAGTATTTTAGAGAAGATCTACATAGGCGGCTGCTGAGCACAGATTTTAAGAAACAAGTTGATGGGCTTGAGATGTTACAAAAG GCACTCCCATCCATTGGAAAAGAAATAATTGAGCTTCTGGACATATTTTTGCGGTGGTTTGTTTTGCGGTTCTGTGAGTCAAACACGACATGTCTTCTGAAG GTCTTGGAGTTTCTTCCTGAACTTTTTGATATGTTGAAAGATGAGGGTTGTACTCTTACTGAAGCAGAAGCAGCCATTTTTCTTCCATGCTTCATAGAGAAG TCTGGACATAACATTGAGAAAGTACGGGAAAAAATGCGGGAACTTGCGAAACAAATTGTTCAATTATATTCAGCAAGCAAGACTTTTGCGTATGTATTGGAGGGTTTGCGCTCTAAAAACAATCGAACTCGGATAGAATGTGTTGATCTTATTGGTTTTCTAATTGATCATCATGGACCTGAG ATAGGTGGACAATTAAAGTCCTTGCAGCTTGTTGCTAGCTTGACATCTGAACGAGATGGTGAAATTCGGAAAGCTGCTCTTAATACTCTCGCCACTGCATACAAAAATCTTG GAGAGGACGTGTGGAGGTATGTCGGGAAGCTGTCTGATGCTCAGAGAAGCATGTTGGATGATAGATTTAAGTGGAAG GCCcgtgagatggagaaaaggaaggaagGGAAACCAGGGGAAGCTAGAGCTGCTTTGAGGCGTTCTGTTAGGGACAATGG GCTAGATGTAGCGGAGCAGAGTGGGGAAGTTCTTGCACGCTCTATTTCGGCCCCAATCTTTTCAAG GGAAAACATTGTTCATTCTGAACCTTACGTGGAGAGGCATCAATTCAGCCGTTCAATGGCTAGTGCAAATGGCCCATCAGACTGGAACGAGGCTCTGCATATCATCTCAGTTGGCTCCCCTGAAGAG TCGGTCGAGGGTATGAAAGTGGTTTGTCATGAGTTGGCACAGGCTACTAGCGAACCTGAAAGCAGTGCATTGGATGATCTGATCAAAGATGCAGATAGACTTGTTGCATGCCTGGCAACCAAG GTGGCCAAGAcctttgatttcagtttgggtGGAGCTTCCTCAAGGTCATGTAAATATGTCTTGAACACACTCATGCAG ACTTTCCAGAATAAAAGGCTTGCCCATGCTGTGAATGAGAGTACACTTGATACCCTTATCACTGAACTTCTGCTTTGGCTTTTAGATGAAAGAGTTCCACTTATGGATGATGGTAGTCAGCTTCTAAAAGCATTGAATGTTCTGATGCTCAAGATTCTG GACAATGCAGAACGCACATCATCATTCGTTGTTCTGATTAAACTATTGCGCCCGTTGGACCCCTCAAGATGGCCATCACCTGCATCAAATGAGACCTTTGCGGCAAGAAATCAGAAGTTCTCAGATCTAGTTGTGAAATGCCTTATCAAACTGACCAAA GTTCTTCAGAGCACAATCTTTGATGTTGACCTTGACCGTATCCTTCAAAGCATCCATTTGTACCTACAGGAATTAGGGATGGAAGAAATCCGGAGGAG AGCTGGTGCTGATGACAAACCTTTGCGAATGGTCAAAACTGTTCTGCATGAACTAGTTAAACTTCGTGGGACAGCAATAAAGGGTCATCTTTCCATGGTTCCTATAGACATGGAACCTCAACCTATTATTCTTGCCTACATTGACCTTAATCTGCAG ACACTTGCTGCAGCTAGGATGTTGACCCCCACTGGCCCTGTTGGTCAAACTCATTGGGGCGATTCTACAGCACACAATCCATCACCTGCCACTCATTCTGCAGATGCTCAATTGAAG CAAGAACTTGCTGCGATATTCAAGAAAATAGGAGACAAGCAAACATCGGCAATTGGTCTCCATGAATTGTACCGCATTACCCAACTGTATCCTCAG GTTGATATATTTGCTCAGCTCCAGAATGCAAGTGATGCATTTCGCACATACATCAGAGATGGATTAGCTCAG GTGGAAAGGAATGCAGCTGCTGGGAGGACACCTTCAAGTCTGCCAATGTCAACTCCTCCCCCAgtttctctttccctctcatCCCCGAAATTAGCTCCATTATCACCTGTACATACACATAGCCTGAATGACGCCAAGTCGGTAAATGTGAAGATTGAATCCACAGATCAGAGTCTGccttcggctttggctgaagTGGACAGGGCAGGTAATGTTATTTCTTTAAGAGCACCAACATTTCCTCATCCAGAGTTGAGGCAACATGTTGGGGATGAGAGGAATGACAGATATCCATCTGGAG TAACCAGTGGGACTTTGGATGCAATCAGAGAAAGGATGAAGAGCATTCAGCTAACTGCTGCTGCAGGGAACCAAGAATCCACAAATAAGACATCAATGTACATGAATGGTAATGAAACCCATGAACTCCAGAATCAGATTCCTCATGGATCGGCCCCTGTTGATGCCGAAGATTCCACTCAAACTGCGGTCCTCCCTATGGACGAGAGGGCACTCTCTGGCCTTCAAGCCCGTATGGAAAGACTCAAAAGTGGGACACTTGAACCCCTGTAA